One stretch of Acholeplasma laidlawii PG-8A DNA includes these proteins:
- a CDS encoding endonuclease I family protein has translation MEFTAADESGNIATKVIIIIVSDGVDSYTGYYESINGLSGQALVDELYTVLNNTGQYTTTTYGAARYHLEQTDAWIGFNTNYLYLIYTDTLKGSVSSGYPDEGYALAKWDEGATWNREHVWAKSLFGTGNYEPGASTRGIDADLHNLRAADTTVNSTRSNNLFINQVYNAGGFGNYNSKWYPGDHHRGDVARILFYMDIRWGGLTNLSNIGDLATLLQWHELDPVDDFEINRNNLIYGFQNNRNPFIDHPELVDKIWA, from the coding sequence GTGGAATTCACTGCAGCAGATGAATCCGGAAATATAGCTACCAAAGTTATAATAATTATTGTGAGTGATGGTGTAGATAGTTATACAGGCTATTATGAGTCTATTAATGGACTTAGTGGCCAAGCACTAGTAGATGAATTGTATACTGTCCTAAATAATACAGGACAATATACTACAACAACATATGGCGCAGCTAGATATCATCTAGAACAAACCGATGCATGGATAGGATTTAATACAAACTACTTGTATTTAATTTATACAGATACATTAAAGGGATCTGTAAGTAGTGGATATCCTGATGAAGGATATGCACTAGCAAAATGGGATGAAGGTGCTACTTGGAATAGAGAACACGTTTGGGCTAAATCTTTATTTGGTACAGGTAACTACGAACCGGGAGCTTCAACAAGAGGTATTGATGCAGACTTACATAACTTAAGAGCTGCCGACACAACTGTAAACTCCACAAGAAGCAACAACCTATTTATTAACCAAGTATACAATGCAGGTGGTTTTGGTAACTACAATTCAAAATGGTATCCAGGAGATCACCATAGAGGGGATGTTGCTAGAATCTTATTCTACATGGATATTAGATGGGGTGGTTTAACCAACTTATCTAACATAGGTGATTTAGCAACACTGCTCCAGTGGCATGAACTAGATCCAGTGGATGATTTTGAAATCAATAGAAATAATCTAATATATGGATTCCAAAACAATAGAAATCCATTTATTGATCATCCAGAACTTGTCGATAAAATTTGGGCATAA
- a CDS encoding SPFH domain-containing protein, translating to MAYVISSFILFVVFLAGAIGIIANYKHKYGSKVYFSILAAPLAFLILLFGSFTTVGANEVGIIFDELNGGVLEETYGQGLHAKSPFRHVTTISTTNRTSYIEVYSQTEDSIFAKFEITVIYNIETNNAGLFYRTTGSVDISSQQLNSIVKKNLQSITTQHNIFDIMGVSLEEVRAAFRDVLSNDLMNIYHITLVSVSIDDVDAGTEIEQIIQDKAKAIQQIEIAQQEKARQDVINETNRIKAEIDAEIALIKAQSDFVVAEKQAEAQAVLNAAAVNAIQTMYDLQFETPAEKLEFETNGTGGYLTIQEVSTIVIKQLYYDVWDGKLPTVITDGSGIIIQP from the coding sequence ATGGCATATGTTATAAGTAGTTTTATCTTATTTGTAGTATTTCTTGCAGGAGCAATTGGTATCATTGCAAACTACAAACATAAATATGGAAGTAAAGTTTATTTTTCCATACTGGCTGCACCGTTAGCATTTTTAATACTCTTATTTGGTTCATTTACAACCGTAGGTGCAAATGAAGTAGGTATTATATTTGATGAATTAAATGGTGGAGTTTTAGAAGAGACCTATGGTCAAGGGTTACATGCTAAATCACCATTTAGACATGTAACAACTATATCTACTACAAATAGAACATCTTATATAGAAGTGTATTCTCAAACTGAAGATAGTATTTTTGCAAAGTTTGAGATTACTGTAATTTATAATATAGAAACAAATAATGCAGGGCTATTTTATAGAACAACAGGTAGTGTAGATATTTCTTCACAACAGTTGAACTCTATTGTTAAAAAGAACTTACAAAGTATAACTACACAACATAATATATTTGATATTATGGGTGTGTCATTAGAAGAGGTACGTGCTGCATTTAGAGATGTCTTATCAAATGATCTAATGAATATCTATCATATAACATTAGTATCAGTTTCTATTGATGATGTAGATGCAGGTACTGAAATTGAACAAATCATTCAAGATAAAGCAAAAGCAATTCAACAAATTGAAATCGCACAACAAGAAAAAGCAAGACAAGACGTTATCAATGAAACAAATCGTATTAAAGCTGAAATTGATGCAGAGATTGCTTTAATTAAAGCACAATCTGATTTTGTAGTAGCTGAAAAACAAGCAGAAGCTCAAGCTGTATTAAATGCAGCAGCAGTAAATGCAATTCAAACAATGTATGACCTACAGTTTGAAACGCCTGCAGAAAAACTAGAGTTTGAGACAAATGGTACAGGAGGATATCTAACAATTCAAGAGGTTTCTACAATTGTTATTAAACAACTTTACTATGATGTATGGGATGGCAAATTACCTACTGTTATTACAGACGGATCAGGCATTATTATTCAACCATAA
- a CDS encoding VOC family protein has product MNNFHSNQFMQVTDVTLMVSNIETSLKFYQEVFGFKLLEKIDNTYKLGTHTNTHLITLVYNTLSMPKQLTTGLYHFAILLPSRAHLGQFIKHMIDTKTPVSGGADHGISEALYLDDPDGNGIEVYADKPENEWPRFDEVVNSPMDYQDLVNKALKTQFTKIPDETIMGHIHLHVANMKAARTFFIDILGFQNTMEYGPQAAFVSDLGYHHHIGFNIWNGQNIPNNPDNAVGLKSYTLYIPKDRYNTLLERIDKAHITLTQDSDKVYIKDVNNVKVYLTTDFR; this is encoded by the coding sequence ATGAACAATTTTCACTCTAATCAATTTATGCAAGTAACAGATGTTACTTTAATGGTTTCAAACATTGAAACATCACTAAAGTTTTACCAAGAAGTATTTGGTTTTAAACTACTAGAAAAAATTGATAACACCTATAAATTAGGTACACACACCAATACACATTTAATAACATTAGTATATAATACACTATCTATGCCAAAACAACTTACAACCGGTCTATATCACTTCGCAATACTACTTCCTTCAAGAGCACACTTAGGACAATTCATTAAGCATATGATCGATACTAAAACACCAGTATCTGGAGGTGCTGATCATGGTATTAGTGAAGCACTTTACTTAGATGATCCAGATGGTAATGGTATTGAGGTTTATGCAGATAAACCAGAAAATGAATGGCCAAGATTTGATGAAGTTGTAAACAGTCCAATGGACTATCAAGACTTAGTTAATAAAGCACTAAAAACACAATTTACTAAAATTCCTGATGAAACCATCATGGGACATATCCATTTACATGTAGCTAACATGAAAGCAGCAAGAACTTTCTTCATTGATATATTAGGATTTCAAAACACTATGGAATATGGCCCACAAGCAGCATTCGTAAGTGATTTAGGTTATCACCACCATATTGGTTTTAATATATGGAATGGTCAAAATATACCAAATAATCCAGATAATGCAGTCGGTCTAAAATCTTATACCTTATATATTCCAAAGGATAGATATAATACTTTACTAGAACGTATAGACAAAGCTCATATCACATTAACCCAAGACAGTGATAAGGTGTATATTAAAGATGTAAACAACGTTAAAGTATATTTAACAACTGATTTTAGATAA
- a CDS encoding DUF3267 domain-containing protein gives MKRIRSYHTLPTGYKEKLSINLKDKKILVFLNIGSILLILPFILGYVIYLDLNPYNDPITMNPLDILLYLVFAFFSIIIHELIHGIFFKLGTKEKVSYKFHGWAASASVEGIYFYKNHYILTGIAPFMIITPLLVASIYLFPMHSLGLYIILAIHTAGCVGDFYVILKLIRCKPDTLIHDYGIGMTIYKK, from the coding sequence ATGAAACGTATTAGAAGTTATCATACTCTACCAACTGGCTACAAAGAAAAATTAAGTATCAATTTAAAAGATAAGAAAATACTTGTATTCTTAAATATTGGTTCTATTTTATTGATACTACCTTTCATTTTAGGTTATGTTATATATTTAGATTTAAATCCCTATAATGATCCCATTACGATGAATCCATTAGACATACTTCTATATTTAGTATTCGCATTCTTTTCAATCATCATTCATGAACTCATTCATGGCATATTCTTTAAGCTAGGTACTAAAGAAAAGGTTAGTTATAAATTCCACGGATGGGCAGCATCTGCATCCGTGGAGGGTATTTACTTTTATAAAAATCACTATATCCTAACAGGTATTGCACCATTTATGATCATTACACCACTACTTGTCGCATCCATCTATTTATTCCCGATGCACTCTCTTGGTTTATATATCATACTAGCAATTCATACCGCTGGCTGTGTAGGAGATTTCTACGTCATATTAAAACTCATAAGATGTAAACCAGATACACTTATCCATGATTACGGTATTGGGATGACCATTTACAAGAAATAA
- the rplK gene encoding 50S ribosomal protein L11, with protein sequence MAEKKKVVKQVKLQIPGGKATPAPPVGPALGQAQVNIPQFVKQFNDMTQNMVGYIVPVVISVYDDRTFSIETKTPPASDLLKKAANIKAGASNPKKDKVATITRAQLEEVAKMKMPDLNAYDVKAASKIIEGTAKQMGIIVSE encoded by the coding sequence ATGGCAGAAAAGAAAAAAGTAGTCAAACAAGTTAAGTTGCAAATTCCTGGCGGTAAAGCAACTCCAGCTCCACCCGTTGGTCCAGCACTCGGGCAAGCTCAAGTTAACATTCCGCAATTTGTTAAACAATTTAACGATATGACTCAAAATATGGTTGGTTATATTGTACCAGTTGTAATCTCTGTTTATGATGACAGAACATTCTCAATTGAAACAAAAACTCCACCTGCTTCTGACTTACTAAAGAAAGCAGCAAATATCAAAGCTGGAGCAAGTAATCCAAAGAAAGATAAAGTTGCTACAATCACTAGAGCACAGTTAGAAGAAGTTGCAAAAATGAAAATGCCGGATTTAAACGCATACGATGTGAAAGCAGCATCTAAGATCATCGAAGGTACTGCAAAACAAATGGGCATTATAGTTTCAGAATAA
- the rplA gene encoding 50S ribosomal protein L1, protein MKRGKKYLEAVKLYDKSVAYTGLEAVELAKKTSVAKFDATVEVAFRLNVDPRKADQNLRGAISLPHGTGKTVRVVVIAKPEKAKEALAAGALEAGDVELIDKIGKGWFDFDVMVATPDMMAQLGKLGRVLGPKGLMPNPKTGTVTLDVAKAVEEIKAGKIEYRTDKVGNIHAPIGKVSFDSNKLHENMLAIYNQLVRIKPATVKGTYIKKIALSTTMGPGIMVEENNIKK, encoded by the coding sequence ATGAAAAGAGGAAAGAAATACTTAGAAGCAGTTAAGTTATACGATAAATCAGTTGCTTACACTGGTTTAGAAGCTGTAGAACTTGCTAAAAAAACATCTGTTGCTAAGTTTGATGCAACCGTCGAAGTCGCATTCCGCTTAAACGTTGACCCTAGAAAAGCTGACCAAAACCTTAGAGGAGCTATTAGCTTACCTCATGGTACTGGTAAGACTGTTAGAGTTGTCGTTATTGCAAAACCAGAAAAAGCTAAAGAAGCTTTAGCAGCTGGTGCGCTAGAAGCAGGCGATGTAGAGTTAATCGATAAGATTGGTAAAGGTTGGTTTGATTTCGATGTTATGGTCGCAACACCAGATATGATGGCTCAATTAGGTAAATTAGGTAGAGTATTAGGTCCAAAAGGATTAATGCCAAACCCTAAAACCGGAACTGTTACATTAGACGTTGCTAAAGCTGTAGAAGAAATTAAAGCAGGGAAAATCGAATATCGTACAGATAAAGTAGGTAACATCCATGCACCAATCGGTAAAGTATCATTTGATTCAAATAAACTACATGAAAACATGTTAGCTATTTACAATCAATTAGTACGTATTAAACCAGCTACGGTTAAAGGTACATATATCAAAAAAATTGCTCTTTCAACAACTATGGGCCCTGGCATCATGGTTGAAGAAAACAATATCAAAAAGTAA
- the rplJ gene encoding 50S ribosomal protein L10: MKKQLQRKVDQVATLTDKFKMAKTIVMFEYKGLSVANLTSLRSELHKENIDLKVYKNNITRRAAINAGFDALEPSLTGPLAVAISYDDVVAPAKIINEFAKKNKTVVITSGVIEAKVADQVAIMALANLPSRETLLTQLAAGLLMPVKEIAIGLNMLLETKE, encoded by the coding sequence ATGAAGAAACAACTTCAACGTAAAGTCGATCAAGTGGCAACATTAACTGATAAATTCAAAATGGCTAAAACAATTGTTATGTTTGAATATAAAGGATTATCTGTTGCAAATTTAACATCACTAAGATCTGAATTACATAAAGAAAACATCGATTTAAAAGTTTACAAAAACAATATCACAAGACGTGCCGCAATCAATGCAGGATTCGATGCTTTAGAACCATCATTAACAGGTCCTTTAGCAGTTGCAATATCATATGATGATGTTGTAGCTCCAGCTAAGATCATTAATGAATTTGCAAAGAAAAACAAAACGGTTGTGATAACATCTGGTGTTATTGAAGCTAAAGTAGCTGACCAAGTAGCAATTATGGCACTTGCAAACCTACCATCAAGAGAAACTTTATTAACACAACTAGCAGCTGGTCTATTAATGCCAGTAAAAGAAATAGCTATTGGATTAAATATGCTATTAGAAACTAAAGAATAA
- the rplL gene encoding 50S ribosomal protein L7/L12, translated as MAKLTKQAFVEALKEMSLLEIKELVDGLKEEFGIDPSAVAVAAGPAAAAEVEEKTEFNVVLKSFGDKKIEVIKVTREVTGLGLVEAKKLVETADAVIKENAKKDEAEALKAKFEAAGAVVEIV; from the coding sequence ATGGCTAAATTAACAAAACAAGCTTTCGTAGAAGCTTTAAAAGAAATGTCTTTATTAGAAATTAAAGAACTAGTGGACGGATTAAAAGAAGAATTTGGTATTGACCCATCAGCAGTAGCAGTAGCAGCAGGTCCTGCAGCAGCAGCTGAAGTTGAAGAAAAAACTGAATTCAACGTAGTATTAAAATCATTCGGTGACAAGAAAATCGAAGTTATTAAAGTAACTCGTGAAGTAACTGGATTAGGTCTAGTTGAAGCTAAGAAATTAGTTGAAACTGCAGACGCTGTAATTAAAGAAAACGCTAAGAAAGACGAAGCAGAAGCTCTTAAAGCTAAATTTGAAGCAGCTGGCGCAGTCGTTGAAATTGTTTAA
- a CDS encoding class I SAM-dependent methyltransferase: protein MSHYFRNDPNLISEETTYQVEMFDQKFTFLSDKGVFSKDHLDTGSYALIANLDIPTHAKSLLDVGSGIGVIGIILKKVHPNLDVTQIDINTRALELNIKNNKLNQVETTVYESNLFSHVDKTFDCIVSNPPIRTGKATIYNLYKDAYKHLNTYGQLWIVVRKDQGAKSTIDYLSTIYEEVELVKRHKGFYVIRAQKR, encoded by the coding sequence ATGTCGCATTACTTTAGAAATGATCCCAATTTAATCAGTGAAGAAACTACGTATCAAGTCGAAATGTTTGATCAAAAATTTACATTTTTATCAGATAAAGGTGTTTTTAGTAAAGACCACTTAGATACTGGTTCATACGCACTTATAGCTAATTTAGATATACCAACTCATGCAAAAAGCCTACTGGATGTGGGCTCAGGCATAGGCGTCATAGGTATTATCTTAAAAAAAGTACATCCAAACTTGGATGTTACTCAAATAGATATTAATACACGTGCACTAGAACTTAACATTAAAAATAATAAACTCAATCAAGTTGAAACAACCGTGTATGAGTCTAATTTATTCAGTCATGTAGACAAAACATTTGATTGTATCGTATCTAACCCGCCTATACGTACGGGTAAAGCTACCATATACAACTTATATAAAGATGCCTATAAACATTTAAATACATATGGACAATTGTGGATAGTCGTTAGAAAAGATCAAGGTGCTAAATCTACAATAGATTATTTATCAACAATTTATGAAGAAGTAGAACTTGTTAAACGACATAAGGGTTTTTATGTGATACGCGCACAAAAGAGATGA
- a CDS encoding DNA-directed RNA polymerase subunit beta, which yields MSYKTVKYGKKAERRDYSKMLHQVELPNLIEIQTKSFEEFVETGIDELLKDISPIEGHNGDLKLYFEESSLSEPKYSTIETKIRDLNYSRQLSARVKLENAITGEVRESTVLMTDLPMMTPSGTFIINGAERVVVSQIVRSSGVYYTSELDKKINQIKYSAQVIPTRGAWIEFEQGSKEILYAKLDRSKKVPLTTFIRALGFTTKKDIEETFGRSSLITNTFEKDETKSPNEAVIDLYSKLRQGEKVPADAAREFIRMRLFDARRYDLAKVGRYKFIKKLDVLARAEGTYLANDIILDGEVLVAKDTHLTKEVIQILAQNRDAFRKQLITKENNLQNETADEILATTLPEGGNTLYAKENVVNLKTGEVLVKKNEAITEEVLTNLRKNRHSIDEKVIKYFLTEDVYKKESLRQGVISEILDVYVYDDAGDKSNVIRIIGSDQREDRIFVAVSDIVASISYFLNLYDGLGNVDDIDHLGNRRLRLIGELLKNQFRIGLARAEKNIKDKMSTTNFNDATPANVINMTPLVGAIKTFFGSSQLSQFMDQINPLAELTQKRRVSALGTGGIARDRAGVEVRDVHNSHYGRLCPIETPEGPSIGLISSLATYAKVDEYGFIKTPFLKVVQNGNETSVTKEVIYLTADEESDHVIASAATPMDEHGLFIESRVIARRNGETGIYDANEITAMDVSPKQVVSVATSSIPFLEHDDASRALMGANMQRQAVPLLQPTSPIVGTGVEYRAAKDSGAVVIAKNSGYVTYVDGKKIIITPEPTDTIKSGSKTLYKVGGEFDYGIAKKLYETKSVQNDQYDLVQFFRSNQDTLILQKPIVMQGEYVDAGDVIADGPSTENGELALGRNVTVAFMTWEGYNYEDAVIMSEDLVKHDVYTSIHIDEYEIETRDLKQANGKEEITREIPNVGQEAIKFLDERGIIVPGSEVKEGDILVGKITPKGVFEPTPSEKLIHAVIGDKAKEYRDSSLRVPHGGGGVVQSVQYFSKKNGDQLPTGVNEQIRVYIAKKRKITEGDKMAGRHGNKGVISKILPREDMPYLADGTYVDIMLNPLGVPSRMNIGQILEIHLGISAQKLGIKVASPVFDGVTNDELGAIMEEAGIAPDGKTTLYDGRTGEPYNNRISVGVMYMIKLSHMVDDKLHARNVGPYTLVTQQPMGGKAQNGGQRFGEMEVWALYAYGAAHTLQEMLTIKSDDMIGRNKVYYAITHGQEIPKASIPESFRVLTRELQALGLYVELIDANKGENEAIKSLVDNSSKGFNKGRF from the coding sequence ATGAGTTATAAAACCGTAAAATACGGAAAAAAAGCAGAACGACGTGATTATTCAAAAATGTTACATCAGGTTGAACTGCCGAATCTTATCGAGATACAGACTAAATCCTTTGAGGAGTTTGTAGAAACTGGTATTGATGAACTGTTAAAAGACATTTCACCAATTGAAGGACACAATGGTGACTTGAAACTCTACTTTGAGGAGAGTTCATTATCCGAACCAAAGTATTCTACTATTGAAACCAAGATTCGTGATCTAAACTATTCTAGACAATTATCTGCTAGAGTTAAATTAGAAAACGCAATTACAGGTGAAGTAAGAGAATCCACCGTATTAATGACAGACCTTCCTATGATGACACCATCAGGGACTTTTATCATTAATGGCGCTGAACGTGTAGTTGTATCCCAAATTGTACGTTCATCAGGTGTGTATTATACATCTGAATTGGATAAAAAAATAAACCAAATTAAGTACTCTGCACAAGTGATCCCAACACGTGGTGCTTGGATAGAGTTTGAACAAGGTTCTAAAGAGATTTTATATGCTAAACTTGACCGTTCTAAGAAAGTTCCATTAACAACTTTCATTAGAGCATTAGGGTTTACTACTAAAAAAGATATTGAAGAAACTTTTGGTCGCTCAAGCTTAATTACCAACACTTTTGAAAAAGATGAAACCAAATCACCAAATGAAGCGGTTATTGATCTTTACTCAAAATTACGTCAAGGTGAAAAAGTTCCGGCTGATGCAGCACGCGAATTCATTAGAATGCGCTTATTTGATGCTAGACGTTATGATTTAGCTAAAGTAGGACGTTATAAATTCATTAAGAAATTAGACGTATTAGCAAGAGCAGAAGGTACATACTTAGCAAACGATATCATCTTAGATGGTGAAGTGTTAGTTGCTAAAGATACACACCTTACAAAAGAAGTTATTCAAATTTTAGCTCAAAATCGTGATGCATTTAGAAAACAATTAATTACTAAAGAAAATAACTTACAAAATGAAACTGCTGATGAAATATTAGCAACTACTTTACCAGAAGGTGGTAACACACTTTATGCTAAAGAAAATGTTGTGAACTTAAAAACTGGTGAAGTTTTAGTTAAGAAAAATGAAGCTATTACTGAAGAAGTTTTAACAAACTTAAGAAAAAATAGACATTCAATTGACGAAAAAGTCATCAAATACTTCTTAACAGAAGACGTTTACAAAAAAGAATCATTACGCCAAGGCGTTATTTCTGAAATTCTTGATGTATATGTATATGATGATGCAGGCGATAAATCAAACGTTATCCGCATTATCGGTAGTGACCAAAGAGAAGATAGAATCTTCGTAGCAGTATCTGATATTGTTGCAAGTATTTCATACTTCCTAAACCTATATGATGGTTTAGGTAATGTAGATGATATCGACCACTTAGGTAATAGACGTCTAAGATTAATTGGAGAGCTATTAAAAAACCAATTTAGAATTGGTTTAGCAAGAGCTGAAAAGAACATCAAAGATAAGATGTCAACAACAAACTTTAATGATGCAACACCTGCAAACGTTATTAACATGACGCCACTTGTAGGTGCTATTAAAACATTCTTTGGTTCGTCACAATTATCACAATTCATGGACCAAATTAACCCACTAGCAGAGTTAACTCAAAAACGTAGAGTATCTGCCTTAGGTACCGGTGGTATTGCAAGAGATAGAGCTGGGGTTGAAGTACGTGACGTGCATAACTCTCACTACGGTAGACTCTGTCCAATTGAAACACCAGAAGGTCCTTCAATTGGTTTAATCTCCTCACTTGCTACATATGCTAAAGTCGATGAATATGGCTTTATTAAGACACCATTCTTAAAAGTTGTACAAAACGGAAATGAAACATCAGTGACTAAAGAAGTTATTTATTTAACAGCTGACGAAGAATCAGATCACGTGATTGCATCTGCTGCTACACCAATGGATGAACATGGTTTATTCATTGAAAGTAGAGTGATTGCAAGACGTAATGGTGAAACTGGTATTTATGATGCTAATGAAATCACTGCAATGGACGTTAGTCCAAAACAGGTCGTATCTGTTGCGACATCTTCCATTCCATTCCTAGAACACGATGATGCTTCTCGTGCGCTTATGGGTGCGAACATGCAACGTCAAGCAGTACCTTTATTACAACCTACATCACCGATTGTTGGTACAGGGGTTGAATACCGTGCAGCTAAAGACTCTGGTGCTGTAGTCATTGCTAAAAACTCAGGTTATGTAACCTATGTCGATGGTAAGAAGATTATCATCACACCAGAACCAACTGATACAATTAAATCAGGATCTAAAACACTATATAAAGTGGGCGGAGAATTTGATTATGGTATCGCTAAGAAACTATATGAAACCAAATCAGTTCAAAATGATCAATATGATTTAGTTCAATTCTTTAGATCTAACCAAGATACTTTAATATTACAAAAACCAATCGTTATGCAAGGTGAGTACGTTGATGCAGGCGATGTCATTGCTGATGGCCCTTCAACTGAAAATGGTGAATTAGCATTAGGACGTAACGTAACCGTGGCATTCATGACATGGGAAGGTTATAACTATGAAGATGCTGTCATCATGAGTGAAGACTTAGTGAAGCATGACGTGTATACATCCATTCACATTGATGAATATGAAATTGAAACAAGAGATTTAAAACAAGCTAATGGTAAAGAAGAAATCACAAGAGAAATTCCTAACGTTGGTCAAGAAGCAATTAAATTCTTAGATGAACGCGGTATTATCGTACCAGGCTCTGAAGTTAAAGAAGGCGACATCTTAGTTGGTAAAATCACACCAAAAGGTGTATTTGAACCAACTCCATCAGAAAAATTAATTCACGCTGTTATTGGTGATAAAGCTAAAGAGTATAGAGATTCATCCCTACGTGTACCTCATGGTGGCGGTGGTGTAGTTCAATCTGTTCAATACTTCAGTAAGAAAAATGGTGATCAATTACCAACTGGTGTAAACGAACAAATTAGAGTTTATATTGCTAAAAAGCGTAAAATCACTGAAGGTGATAAGATGGCTGGGCGTCACGGTAACAAGGGTGTTATTTCTAAAATTTTACCAAGAGAAGATATGCCATATTTAGCAGATGGAACATATGTTGACATCATGTTAAACCCATTAGGGGTTCCATCACGTATGAACATTGGACAAATCTTAGAAATTCACTTAGGAATTTCGGCTCAAAAATTAGGTATTAAAGTTGCATCCCCAGTATTCGATGGTGTGACTAACGATGAGTTAGGCGCAATCATGGAAGAAGCAGGTATTGCACCAGATGGTAAGACTACATTATATGATGGTCGTACCGGAGAACCTTATAACAACCGTATTTCGGTTGGTGTAATGTACATGATCAAACTATCGCATATGGTGGATGATAAACTACATGCTAGAAACGTTGGACCTTATACATTAGTTACACAACAACCAATGGGTGGTAAAGCTCAAAACGGTGGACAACGTTTCGGGGAGATGGAAGTTTGGGCACTTTATGCTTATGGTGCTGCACATACACTTCAAGAAATGTTAACGATTAAATCAGATGATATGATTGGACGTAATAAAGTGTATTATGCAATTACACACGGCCAAGAAATACCAAAAGCAAGTATTCCTGAATCCTTTAGAGTATTAACAAGAGAACTTCAAGCCCTAGGCTTATATGTAGAACTCATTGATGCAAACAAGGGAGAGAATGAGGCGATCAAGTCTTTAGTAGACAACTCGTCCAAAGGTTTTAACAAAGGGAGGTTTTAA